In one window of Canis lupus baileyi chromosome 10, mCanLup2.hap1, whole genome shotgun sequence DNA:
- the FANCG gene encoding Fanconi anemia group G protein, whose product MPCAGPPPAEGQSWADLEAWLRAEGWDTVSGTEIDCSRFRPARGTGKPNREKYNLPTQTHPHPLVRRRLPFRMESPHVSSSSFPRGLTLEDDQPQQRVLSAGPTRGEMEEAGVGAGTESPRESISPEKADSPLRGPSGEQKSRGRVRKRRDLSPLGWGPRRDRPYPSADPSRCPGPASATISHQTPLSSSGPHTSCLDLWREKNDQLVRQAKVAQDSRLYVRRQQLAQDALEGFRGLLHSLQGLPAAVPVLPLELTVTCNFITLRATLAQGFTEDQAQDIQKGLERVLETQEQLGPRLECGLRGLWDSVFHYSSLLLELLPVLHHLAGLQAALWLSTDHLGDLTLLLQTLNGKQSEASENLLLLLKTWSPPPKESDAPLTLQDARGLRDVLLTASAYRQGLQELITGSLPRALSSLQEAASGLCSRPVLVQVYTALGTCLHKMGNPQRALLYLVAALKEGSTWGLPLLEASRLYRQLGNTAAELESLELLVEALNVTHSSEAPQLLIEVELLLPQPNPGSPLHCGTQSQAKYLLASRCLQVGRAEDAAEHYLDLLALLLSDSEPKFSPPPTHPGPCMPEVFLEAAAALIQAGRAQDALTVCEELLSRTSSLLPKMPQLWEDDKKGTKKSPHCPSWVSATYLLQGQAWVQLGAQKEAISEFSRCLELLFRTTPKDKEQGPASNGEQGCMSDVALPQLRAAALISRGLQWVASGQDTRALQDFLLGVQMCPGNQDASFHLLQTLRKMDRRDEASALWWRLEAQTKLPQENAAWSLPLYLETCLGWICYPDRETLLEEFRTSLPEPCDL is encoded by the exons ATGCCCTGCGCGGGCCCGCCCCCTGCGGAGGGGCAAAGCTGGGCGGACCTGGAAGCGTGGCTGCGAGCGGAGGGCTGGGACACGGTTTCCGGTACCGAGATCGATTGCTCAAGGTTTCGGCCTGCGCGAGGGACTGGCAAACCGAACCGTGAGAAGTACAACCTCCCCACTCAGACGCACCCCCATCCTCTGGTCCGCCGTCGGCTCCCTTTTCGGATGGAGAGCCCACACGTTTCTTCCTCGAGTTTCCCGCGAGGACTAACCCTTGAGGACGACCAACCGCAGCAGAGAGTTTTGTCCGCGGGGCCAACCAGAGGCGAGATGGAGGAGGCGGGGGTGGGAGCCGGCACAGAGTCCCCGAGAGAGTCCATTTCTCCCGAAAAGGCCGATTCGCCTCTGCGGGGGCCCTCAGGGGAGCAAAAGAGTCGCGGGAGGGTGCGGAAGCGCAGGGACCTTTCCCCGCTCGGGTGGGGACCGCGGCGGGACCGGCCTTACCCTTCAGCAGACCCTTCCAGGTGTCCGGGTCCAGCCTCGGCCACCATATCGCATCAGACCCCTCTGAGCTCCTCAGGGCCACACACCAGCTGCCTAGACTTGTGGAGGGAAAAGAATGACCAGCTAGTTCGACAGGCCAAG GTGGCTCAGGACTCGCGTCTGTATGTGAGGCGACAGCAGTTGGCTCAGGATGCACTGGAAGGGTTCAGGGGACTCCTCCATAGTCTGCAGG GACTCCCTGCGGCTGTTCCTGTTCTCCCCTTGGAATTGACTGTTACCTGCAATTTCATTACCCTGAGGGCAACCCTGGCCCAGGGTTTCACGGAGGACCAGGCACAGGATATCCAGAAGGGCCTGGAGAGAG tgctggagacccaggagcagctggggCCCAGACTGGAATGTGGGCTTAGGGGGCTGTGGGACTCTGTTTTCCATTATTCCTCCCTTCTGCTGGAGCTGCTCCCTGTCCTTCACCATCTGGCTGGCCTGCAGGCTGCCCTCTGGCTAAGCACTGACCATCTTGGGGACCTGACCTTGCTATTGCAGACCTTGAATGGCAAGCAG AGTGAGGCCTCTGAGaatctgctgctgcttctgaaaACTTGGAGCCCCCCACCTAAGGAATCGGATGCTCCACTGACCCTGCAGGATGCCCGGGGCTTAAGAGATGTCCTTCTTACAGCTTCTGCCTATCGCCAAG GCCTCCAGGAGCTGATCACAGGAAGCCTGCCCAGGGCACTGAGCAGTCTGCAAGAAGCAGCCTCAGGTCTGTGCTCACGGCCTGTGTTGGTCCAGGTGTACACGGCCCTGGGGACCTGTCTCCATAAGATG GGCAATCCACAAAGAGCTCTGCTGTACTTGGTTGCAGCCCTGAAAGAGGGATCAACCTGGGGTCTTCCGCTTCTGGAAGCCTCCAGGCTATATCGGCAACTGGGGAACACAGCAGCAGAGCTGGAGAGTCTGGAGCTGTTGGTTGAG GCCTTGAATGTTACTCACAGTTCTGAAGCCCCCCAGCTTCTCATTGAAGTAGAGTTACTACTCCCCCAACCTAACCCAGGCTCACCCCTTCATTGTGGCACACAGAGCCAGGCCAAGTACTTGCTAGCAAGCCGATGCTTACAGGTAGGAAG GGCTGAGGACGCTGCAGAGCATTACTTGGACCTGCTGGCTCTGTTGCTGTCTGACTCAGAGCCAAAG ttCTCCCCACCTCCTACCCACCCAGGGCCCTGTATGCCTGAGGTGTTCTTAGAGGCAGCAGCAGCGCTGATCCAGGCAGGCCGAGCCCAGGATGCCTTGACCGTATGTGAGGAGCTGCTCAGCCGCACGTCATCTCTGCTTCCCAAGATGCCCCAGCTGTGGGAAGatgataaaaaaggaacaaagaagtcACCACACTGCCCATCCTGGGTTTCTGCCACCTACCTGCTTCAGGGTCAAGCCTGGGTGCAGCTGGGGGCCCAAAAAGAGGCAATTAGTGAATTTAGCCG GTGCCTTGAGCTGCTTTTCCGGACCACACCTAAGGACAAAGAACAAG GGCCTGCTTCCAACGGTGAGCAGGGGTGTATGTCAGATGTGGCACTACCACAGCTTCGGGCAGCTGCCCTGATTAGTCGTGGACTGCAATGGGTAGCCAGTGGCCAAGACACCAGAGCCCTACAGGACTTCCTCCTTGGTGTGCAGATGTGCCCag GTAATCAAGATGCTTCATTTCACCTGCTTCAGACTCTGAGGAAGATGGATCGGAGGGATGAGGCCTCTGCTCTCTGGTGGAGGCTAGAGGCCCAAACTAAGTTGCCACAGGAGAATGCTGCATG GTCTCTCCCCCTGTACCTAGAAACCTGTTTGGGCTGGATTTGTTACCCTGACCGTGAAACCCTTCTTGAGGAATTTCGGACATCTCTGCCGGAGCCTTGTGACCTGTAG